From a single Oncorhynchus nerka isolate Pitt River linkage group LG11, Oner_Uvic_2.0, whole genome shotgun sequence genomic region:
- the LOC115120547 gene encoding succinate receptor 1-like: MVYNCTMLDDFLLKNYLTPAYALEFALGFPSNLLVVLGYVFCLPEWKSTNVYLFNLAVSDLLFLCTLPYLSYLYANAKSEYSGFGCIINRYILHTNLYSSILFMVWVSMDRFLLVRHPSRLHFLLTKKSALCLSLMTWVAVNMQVAPLIFYMVQDMQKGNWSLCKDFGSLGVMENLLGYSLGLTVTGYLLPLLGLGFFSYQINRLLRVQAEVIQGTGTSFRKPVRVVSAVATMFLVLYLPYHLMRNVRIASRHPWAGLSDCHKIYIQSAYILTRPVAFVHSVINPVFYFFMGDKFRELLLAKIRVLVRQLEQRTGTSM; this comes from the exons ATG gtGTATAACTGTACAATGCTAGATGACTTCCTGTTGAAGAACTACCTGACTCCCGCCTATGCCCTGGAGTTTGCCCTGGGTTTCCCCAGCAACCTTCTGGTGGTTCTGGGTTACGTGTTCTGCCTGCCAGAGTGGAAGAGCACCAATGTTTACCTGTTCAACCTCGctgtctctgatctcctcttTCTGTGCACGCTGCCATACCTCTCCTACCTGTACGCCAACGCCAAATCAGAATACAGCGGCTTCGGCTGCATCATCAACCGCTATATCCTCCATACCAACCTCTACTCCTCCATCCTTTTCATGGTGTGGGTCAGCATGGACCGCTTCCTGCTCGTACGACACCCATCACGACTTCACTTCCTGTTGACCAAGAAGTCTGCCCTCTGCTTGTCTCTCATGACCTGGGTGGCAGTTAACATGCAGGTGGCCCCCCTAATATTCTACATGGTCCAGGACATGCAGAAAGGGAACTGGAGCTTATGTAAGGACTTTGGGAGCCTGGGGGTTATGGAGAACTTGCTGGGATACAGCCTGGGCCTGACGGTGActggctacctgctgcctctgcTGGGGCTTGGCTTCTTCAGCTACCAAATCAACCGGCTTCTCCGTGTCCAGGCAGAAGTGATTCAGGGCACAGGGACATCGTTCCGCAAGCCCGTACGGGTGGTCTCTGCTGTAGCGACCATGTTTCTGGTACTGTATCTGCCCTATCATTTGATGAGGAATGTGAGGATAGCGTCGCGGCATCCCTGGGCAGGGCTGTCTGACTGCCACAAGATATATATACAGAGTGCATACATCCTGACCAGGCCGGTGGCATTCGTCCATAGTGTTATTAACCCTGTGTTCTACTTCTTCATGGGAGACAAGTTCAGAGAGCTCCTATTGGCCAAGATCAGAGTCCTAGTGAGACAGCTAGAACAGAGGACAGGGACCTCAATGTGA